In a genomic window of Diabrotica undecimpunctata isolate CICGRU chromosome 2, icDiaUnde3, whole genome shotgun sequence:
- the LOC140434154 gene encoding ABC transporter G family member 23-like isoform X1, which yields MSNSSVIVRDVFKSYGNKDILKNFCMTVEKGEIYGLLGASGCGKTTLLNTLVGRKKVDSGEIWVLNNKVGLKDSYVPGNKIGYMPQDVALVGEFTVRDAIFYFGRIFGMKESRIEKRLRELSEFLNLPPDNRFIKNCSGGQQRRVSLAVALVHKPKLLILDEPTVGIDPLLREKIWSYLVKITKEDKISVIITTHYIEECREAHKIGLMREGRLLAEESPTTLLTQFNTDNLEEVFLTLSQKQADGQLSSLNLKIGDVIHKNDSMVSISSSSQSIPDGHASTDELMKEHKSSNSVINRNRIKALLDKNCKQFYRNSLAVTFLLGMPILEMLMVVYSLGLDMRNIGLGVVNNENMNSTCFNYSFNDTVEVANNECHFKNLSCRFLEMLDNHPMINKIYYNTIEEANYGASHGETYGYIFFPKNFSFSLEGRLRDMRYAENSILDFGQIKVRLDMSNQQIGTTLKSKLIDLYLDFQKSVFVDCKYEAKAAEIPIQTDYIYGYKNDPFQVFIIPGVIITMMFFFGALMTSQILVLEKHEGIWDRSIVAGVTAVEMTFSHLFFQAIIAVVQTMEMIIVIYVIYEYKYIGSMWLMYLIAYFQGICGMSYGLFVSSVSTNQMMSSNAVMGFYLPLIVISGIIWPVEGMPSALQIISKLFPCTMAVEAFGNVVHKGLKINDIKTIQGLSISLIWGVIFVLITLFFLKRQR from the exons atatGGACTACTGGGAGCTAGTGGTTGTGGTAAAACCACGTTGTTAAATACACTAGTAGGGCGAAAAAAGGTCGACAGTGGTGAAATATGGGTTTTAAATAACAAAGTAGGACTTAAGGATAGCTATGTACCGGGAAATAAAATTGGATATATGCCACAA GATGTAGCACTAGTGGGGGAATTTACAGTAAGggatgcaattttttattttggccgAATCTTTGGCATGAAGGAAAGCCGTATAGAAAAACGACTTAGGGAATTGTCAGAGTTTCTTAATTTACCACCCGACAATAG GTTTATAAAGAACTGTAGTGGCGGACAGCAGAGAAGAGTATCCTTAGCGGTAGCCTTAGTTCACAAACCAAAGTTGCTAATTTTAGATGAACCAACAGTGGGTATTGACCCGCTTCTAAGAGAAAA GATTTGGTCTTATTTGGTAAAAATTACGAAAGAAGATAAAATATCCGTCATAATCACTACTCACTACATAGAGGAATGTCGAGAAGCTCATAAg ATTGGACTGATGAGAGAGGGAAGATTACTAGCTGAAGAATCTCCCACAACTCTTTTAACACAATTTAATACGGACAATTTGGAAGAAGTATTTTTAACGTTATCTCAAAAGCAAGCAGATGGACAATTATCTTCACTCAACTTGAAGATTGGTGATGTGATCCACAAGAACGATTCAATGGTctcaatatcttcttcttctcagaGTATCCCAGACGGGCATGCATCTACTGAT GAACTAATGAAGGAGCATAAATCTAGTAATAGTGTAATAAATAGGAATCGGATAAAAGCATTGTTAGACAAAAACTGTAAACAATTCTATAGGAATTcact AGCCGTTACATTCTTATTAGGCATGCCCATACTTGAAATGCTCATGGTAGTGTATTCCTTAGGCCTTGATATGAGAAATATTGGTTTAGGTGTAGTCAACAATGAGAACATGAATTCAACTTGTTTCAACTATTCATTCAATGATACAGTGGAAGTAGCAAACAATGAATGTCATTTTAAAAACTTATCTTGCCGATTTTTAGAAATGTTGGATAATCATCCAATGATAAATAAG ATTTATTATAATACTATAGAAGAAGCGAATTATGGTGCAAGTCATGGAGAGACGTATGGATACATcttttttccaaaaaatttcTCCTTTTCCTTAGAAGGAAGACTGAGAGATATGAGGTATGCTGAAAACTCAATTCTGGATTTTGGCCAAATCAAAGTTAGGTTAGATATGTCTA ATCAACAAATAGGAACGACTCTTAAAAGTAAGTTGATAGATCTCTATCTAGACTTTCAAAAGTCCGTATTCGTAGATTGTAAATATGAAGCAAAGGCAGCGGAAATACCAATACAAACTGACTACATCTATGGGTACAAAAACGATCCCTTTCAAGTTTTCATAATACCTGGTGTAATAATAAC GATGATGTTCTTTTTTGGAGCTCTAATGACGTCCCAAATTTTAGTATTAGAGAAACACGAAGGTATTTGGGATAGGTCTATTGTAGCCGGTGTGACTGCAGTGGAAATGACTTTCTCCCATTTGTTCTTTCAAGCGATTATCGCAGTGGTCCAAACCATGGAAAtgataatagttatttatgttatttatgaATACAAATATATTGGAAGCATGTGGTTGATGTACTTGATTgcgtattttcaaggaatttGCGGTATGAGCTATG GCTTGTTTGTTTCGAGTGTCAGCACAAATCAAATGATGTCCTCTAATGCAGTGATGGGATTTTATCTTCCATTAATCGTCATCAGTG GTATTATTTGGCCCGTAGAGGGTATGCCAAGTGCACTTCAAATTATATCCAAACTATTTCCTTGTACCATGGCCGTTGAAGCTTTCGGTAACGTTGTCCATAAGGGATTGAAAATTAACGATATCAAAACTATTCAAGGACTGTCGATATCTTTGATTTGGGGCGTCATTTTTGTACTAATTACTTTGTTTTTCTTGAAGAGACAAAGATAA
- the LOC140434154 gene encoding ABC transporter G family member 20-like isoform X2 has product MYREIKLDICHKFIKNCSGGQQRRVSLAVALVHKPKLLILDEPTVGIDPLLREKIWSYLVKITKEDKISVIITTHYIEECREAHKIGLMREGRLLAEESPTTLLTQFNTDNLEEVFLTLSQKQADGQLSSLNLKIGDVIHKNDSMVSISSSSQSIPDGHASTDELMKEHKSSNSVINRNRIKALLDKNCKQFYRNSLAVTFLLGMPILEMLMVVYSLGLDMRNIGLGVVNNENMNSTCFNYSFNDTVEVANNECHFKNLSCRFLEMLDNHPMINKIYYNTIEEANYGASHGETYGYIFFPKNFSFSLEGRLRDMRYAENSILDFGQIKVRLDMSNQQIGTTLKSKLIDLYLDFQKSVFVDCKYEAKAAEIPIQTDYIYGYKNDPFQVFIIPGVIITMMFFFGALMTSQILVLEKHEGIWDRSIVAGVTAVEMTFSHLFFQAIIAVVQTMEMIIVIYVIYEYKYIGSMWLMYLIAYFQGICGMSYGLFVSSVSTNQMMSSNAVMGFYLPLIVISGIIWPVEGMPSALQIISKLFPCTMAVEAFGNVVHKGLKINDIKTIQGLSISLIWGVIFVLITLFFLKRQR; this is encoded by the exons ATGTACCGGGAAATAAAATTGGATATATGCCACAA GTTTATAAAGAACTGTAGTGGCGGACAGCAGAGAAGAGTATCCTTAGCGGTAGCCTTAGTTCACAAACCAAAGTTGCTAATTTTAGATGAACCAACAGTGGGTATTGACCCGCTTCTAAGAGAAAA GATTTGGTCTTATTTGGTAAAAATTACGAAAGAAGATAAAATATCCGTCATAATCACTACTCACTACATAGAGGAATGTCGAGAAGCTCATAAg ATTGGACTGATGAGAGAGGGAAGATTACTAGCTGAAGAATCTCCCACAACTCTTTTAACACAATTTAATACGGACAATTTGGAAGAAGTATTTTTAACGTTATCTCAAAAGCAAGCAGATGGACAATTATCTTCACTCAACTTGAAGATTGGTGATGTGATCCACAAGAACGATTCAATGGTctcaatatcttcttcttctcagaGTATCCCAGACGGGCATGCATCTACTGAT GAACTAATGAAGGAGCATAAATCTAGTAATAGTGTAATAAATAGGAATCGGATAAAAGCATTGTTAGACAAAAACTGTAAACAATTCTATAGGAATTcact AGCCGTTACATTCTTATTAGGCATGCCCATACTTGAAATGCTCATGGTAGTGTATTCCTTAGGCCTTGATATGAGAAATATTGGTTTAGGTGTAGTCAACAATGAGAACATGAATTCAACTTGTTTCAACTATTCATTCAATGATACAGTGGAAGTAGCAAACAATGAATGTCATTTTAAAAACTTATCTTGCCGATTTTTAGAAATGTTGGATAATCATCCAATGATAAATAAG ATTTATTATAATACTATAGAAGAAGCGAATTATGGTGCAAGTCATGGAGAGACGTATGGATACATcttttttccaaaaaatttcTCCTTTTCCTTAGAAGGAAGACTGAGAGATATGAGGTATGCTGAAAACTCAATTCTGGATTTTGGCCAAATCAAAGTTAGGTTAGATATGTCTA ATCAACAAATAGGAACGACTCTTAAAAGTAAGTTGATAGATCTCTATCTAGACTTTCAAAAGTCCGTATTCGTAGATTGTAAATATGAAGCAAAGGCAGCGGAAATACCAATACAAACTGACTACATCTATGGGTACAAAAACGATCCCTTTCAAGTTTTCATAATACCTGGTGTAATAATAAC GATGATGTTCTTTTTTGGAGCTCTAATGACGTCCCAAATTTTAGTATTAGAGAAACACGAAGGTATTTGGGATAGGTCTATTGTAGCCGGTGTGACTGCAGTGGAAATGACTTTCTCCCATTTGTTCTTTCAAGCGATTATCGCAGTGGTCCAAACCATGGAAAtgataatagttatttatgttatttatgaATACAAATATATTGGAAGCATGTGGTTGATGTACTTGATTgcgtattttcaaggaatttGCGGTATGAGCTATG GCTTGTTTGTTTCGAGTGTCAGCACAAATCAAATGATGTCCTCTAATGCAGTGATGGGATTTTATCTTCCATTAATCGTCATCAGTG GTATTATTTGGCCCGTAGAGGGTATGCCAAGTGCACTTCAAATTATATCCAAACTATTTCCTTGTACCATGGCCGTTGAAGCTTTCGGTAACGTTGTCCATAAGGGATTGAAAATTAACGATATCAAAACTATTCAAGGACTGTCGATATCTTTGATTTGGGGCGTCATTTTTGTACTAATTACTTTGTTTTTCTTGAAGAGACAAAGATAA